In Oscillatoria sp. FACHB-1406, the DNA window AAAGCTAGCATTACTCAGCAATTCCCGCGATCGAACAACCCTGTTGGCGGCGCGCGCGAAATTGACCGCCACCGAGACTCGAGCCGTCTCTAAAAGTCTCTACCCTTCTCAAAGGATTTAAACAGAAATCCGGAAAAGTTTCCAACTGAGAATTCAAAATTTGAAATTGTCCGTAGCTTTACTTCCCTCCCCCCTCATTGAACTCGATCGGCACAACTCGATCGCGGCATCGTCCGCGAACATTTCGCTCCTCTCAAGCCTTGAAGATTCGAGCTTCTTTTCTCCCTCGACCTCAAGGGATAAGGATATCCCCGCTCTGAAAAGCCTCGTTATCACCTCGGCTTCGCTCGATTGATGCCCTCGATTGCCAACTCGCGCGCGCCGTCGCCCGTCTCAACTCGCTCTCAGAAAAAATAGAGAGTTGATGCTGAATTGCGGCCGCTCTGCGATATGATTTGAATGATTAAAAGATCTTTAGCGGTAACGCGCAGACAGACATATCAGTGATACTGCGGTCGGACAGATCGTGAAAGCTTGTGGAGGGCTAGACTACAACCTGGAAGTTGTAAAACTCCAGTTCCCTGCGAAGCAAGAATCCCCAGTTTCTAGGGATGTGGAGGGCGAGAGAATCTCACAACCGAACATCGTCCCCGAGTTATGGGGAGTGTCAATAGAACTTCCGAGCATAGAGGGCAAGACAAAGTGATTAGAGTAGCGATCAACGGATTTGGGCGGATTGGACGTAACTTTTTGCGGTGCTGGTTGGGTCGAGAAAACAGTCAACTTGAGGTTGTTGGCATTAACGATACCTCAGATCCCAGAACCAACGCTCACCTGCTCAAATATGACTCCATGTTGGGCAGACTCGATGCAGACATCTCAGCTGACGAAAACTCTTTAACGGTTAACGGTAAAACGATTAAGTGCGTCTCCGATCGCAATCCTTTGAACTTGCCTTGGGGAGCATGGGACGTTGACTTAATTATCGAATCGACCGGCGTTTTCGTTGACGATGCCGGTGCTGGCAAGCACATTCAAGCCGGAGCTAAAAAAGTTCTCATTACTGCTCCCGGCAAGGGCGATAAAGTCGGAACGTTCGTTATGGGCGTGAACGACAAGGACTACGATCCCGACAAATACGACATCGTAAGCAACGCTAGTTGTACGACCAACTGCTTAGCTCCCATTGCTAAAGTGTTGCACGAACATTTCGGCATCATCAAAGGCGTGATGACGACGACTCACAGCTACACCGGCGACCAACGCATCCTCGATGCCAGCCACCGCGATTTGCGTCGCGCTCGTGCAGCGGCGGTTAATATCGTCCCGACTAGCACGGGTGCAGCCAAAGCCGTGGCTTTGGTGCTGCCAGCCCTGAAAGGCAAGCTCAACGGCGTAGCCTTGCGCGTTCCGACTCCTAACGTCTCGATTGTAGACTTCGTGGCTCAAGTCGAGAGAAGCACCATTGCCGAGCAGGTGAACGACGCACTCAGAGCAGCTTCGGAAAACGAACTCAAAGGCATCCTCGGTTACAACGAACTGCCTTTGGTGTCTTCTGACTATCGAGGAACCGACTGTTCTTCCATCGCTGATGCCAGCTTGACAATGGTTTTGGGTGGCGACATGGTGAAAGTTGTGGCTTGGTACGACAACGAGTGGGGCTATTCCCAACGGGTTGTTGACTTGGCAGAATTAGTCGCTAGCAAGTGGAAATAAACGCCGGGTTTTAATTGATTCTCCGGTAAATCTCCGCAGCGATCGCTCTCCTTAACTTTCGCAATTACAGGGTTGAGGGGAGCGAATTTATCGGTTTTAAGGTTGGGTAGCAAAGGCGCAATTCCAAGTTTTTTCTGCGATCGGGTTATGATATCCCGTTTAGCCCAATGGCTTGACAAAATCGCAAAACCATGAAGATCGATTCCTTCAGAAATTATCCGTTATAAAAGCTTCGGCTTCGGCGCGATCGCGGATTTTTCCATCGAGCGTAGCAATTAACAATTCATCCAAAATTTGCTTGAATTGCGGCCCGGGCTTATAACCCAATCCCTTGAGATCGTTTCCATTTAAAGGCGGGCGCAGATTCGCCCAACAAACGAGATAGCGCCAAATTTGCCGTCGGATGCGGCGCGGCGTTCTCAACATCAATAGCACCAACATCGGCAGCGAATATTGACGCAACAATAGGACGATTTCGCTCGGACGCGGCGCACGAGTTTCCATCTCGCGGCTATTTAAATTATCCATCACTTCTCGTTCGACATCCGCGAGCTTTTCCAAACGCTGCAAACTCTCAGCACTCAATTGTAAGTTCGCAGCGACGGGCGCGCGTTCTTCGGCAGGTAGGTATGCAATCAGCGCCTCGAGCCGCAGCAAATAGGGCGTTAAGCGACGTTCGGAATCAAAGCGCTGCAAACAGCGATCGAGGAAGCGAATTTGCCACCACAACCGCTCCGTTAAGGTTAAATTGGGGTGCAGACAGCGCAACGCCCCTAAGTCAGCCAGAAGGCGCAGCGCTCGCTTCCAATAATGCGCTTCGAGAATGTATTTAAGTTCGGTTTTGAGGCGGGTGGTGAGGGCGGGGGCGCGCGGATGGGTAAGGCGCAAGCGGTCGTAAGCCCCACTTTCGATCGCGTAACGAATGTATTGTTCCGTTTGCGCTTCTAGGCTGAATCCCAGGCGCACGGCAAAACGCACGGCGCGATAAATGCGGGTGGGATCTTCGATGAAACTGTTGGCGTGGAGAACGCGAACCCGGCGCGATCGCAAATCTAACATCCCGCCAAAAAAATCGAGCAATTCCCCAGAATTCGGCTCGCTTAGACGCAGGGCAAGGGCATTAATCGTAAAGTCGCGGCGATATAAATCTTGCCGAATCGAACTGGCTTCAACTTCGGGATTTGCCGCCGGATAAGGATAAAACTCCGTGCGCGCTGTCGCAATATCGACGGCTAAAGAATCTAATTGCTTATCTTTATGCCACAACAACGCTGCGGTTTGAAACGCGCCGTGAACTTCCAAGCGTGCATTCGGATAAGCAGCTTGCAGCGCTTTGGCTAATTCCATTCCCGCCCCCCCATCGGCAGCGCGATGAAAACCATCGACGACGAGATCGATATCTTGGAGAAAGGGATTGCCCGCCGTGATTCCTTCGGTGGCTAAAAGTAAATCGCGTACCGCCCCTCCCACTAAATAAAGGTGCCAGCCCCGGTCTTGGGCGGCGGAGGCGGCGCGCATCAAAAAGTCCCAAATCGGGGCGGGAATCGCCGATTTTAAGGTATTGAAGCGATCGCGCTTTCCCCGATCGCGCGGCGGTTCGGTTAGAACTTCCCCGCTTCCCAACTCCCAATCTTGGTAGCGTTGGCGCAAAACATCGGTGCGCGTCACGATTCCCACCAATTGCCCGCCTTCCAACACCGGCAAGCGCCCCACATCATACGTCACCATCAAGGCTTCGATTTCGGACAACGGCGTATCGGGCGCAATCGTTTTCAGGTTTTGGCTCATATACGCCTTCACGGGCGCGTGACTGAAGCCGTGGTGCAGGGCGATATCCAAGTCCCGACGGGAGATAATGCCGACTAACTCATCGCTTTCGTTGACGACGGAAAGCCCGGAATGTCCGTAGCGCAGGAGGATGCGTTGTGCTTCGTCGATGGTGGTTTGGGGGCGAATCGTGCGGACGGGGGAGGACATCAAATCGCGGGCGGCGGGCGGGTGGGGAAGTTGGGCGCTGAGTTGCTCGATGAATTCTTGGAGTTGGCGCTGGGAGTTGACTTCGCGTAGCGTTACCGAAGCCGCCGAAGCGTGTCCGCCGCCGCCGAAGGGTTGGAGGAGGCGGTTGAGGTCGATTTCGGGAAGGCGCGATCGCCCGACGATGGCTAAACGCTGCCCTTCCCCTTCGCGGCGATAATATTGGTGGGCGAGGAGTAAGACATCGAGATTGGCGAATTCGATGACGTACATCGCTAAACTGGAAAGTCCCGGCACGAAAGATTCGGTTTCGAGCAGTACCGAGCCGAGGGTATAGCCTCGCACGGTGAGGATTTGCAATTTTTCGATCGCTTCTGCTAAAAGTTGTTGCAATTGCGGGGATAAACCGCGATCGCTATACTCGCGAATACTTTCTAAACTCGCGCCTGCTTCCATCAACCAAGCCAAAGCGCGGATATCGCGGGGCGTGGTTTGCTCGAAAACCAGCGAACCCGTATCGGCGTGAATCCCCAGCGCCATCACCGTTGCTTCGAGGGGGGTGAGTTGTAAGTTTTCTTGCTGGAGTCGTTCGACAATCATCGTGGTTGTCGCGCCGATGGGTTCGATTTGGCACTCAGTAGCGGGAATATCGCGATCGGCTTCTAAATGATGGTCGTAAATCGCGATCGCTTCAATTTGCGGCAAATCGAGCCATTGTGCGGCTTGCCCGAAGCGATCGCGTTTTTGTGCGTCCGGGATTGCCAGCGAGCGAATCCGCTCCGGATTGACGCTGCGCTGTTCGAGCGTCGCCAACTCATCTCGATGCAACGCCAAAAAATCTCTCACCCCCGGATGCGCGCCCCCCGTCAGCACGATTTTGCTGCCCGGTTTCAGGCACGACAACCCCACCGCCGCCCCTAAAGCGTCGAAATCCGCAGTTTGATGGCACAAAATTAAATCCACTCGTTAATTCGTAATTCGTAATTCGTAATTCGTAATTGAGCATTTCGGCATTTCGGCAAGCGCCACACTGCGATGCCCCGAGCTTGCCAAAATAAATTAAAGTTCAAAATTATCAATTATCAATTGTCCATTGTCCATTATCTCCGTCCCCTCTCTGATACAATAAAATCTGCGATTGAGGTGGCGCAAACTTCGATCGCCGCTCGGGCAATGAGACGGACTCACTCGTTTTGCCCCGATTCCCTTCTCTGTCTTTAGAGTACCGCGTCCTTAGTGGAAATAGCTTTGAGATAGAGATCGGCAGGGGAAAAACCCCCTTTCTGGAACCGAACGAGCTTCGAGCAAGCCGCCGATCTCGCCGTTTTGGTGGAATTGAGGTTTGCACGGACACAGAAAACCTTTAAGATTATCTCGATTAAATTTTCAGCACAGAGAGCGTTTCGATCGCTAATTTTGGGAGAACCACAAGATGTTTTTTATTTTCCAAGTCGCCCTTTTGTCGTTAGTTTTTCTGTCTTTTGCAATGGTAATTGGGGTTCCCGTTGCCTATGCTTCTCCCCAAAACTGGGAACAGTCTAAGAACCTGATCTTCCTTGGCTCTGGAGTTTGGGCTGTATTGGTGATTGTGGTTGGCATTTTAAACTTTTTTGTTATTTAAACCCGTCAACCCCGCAAACAACTGGGGAATTATGCGATCGCGCCTTTGACTGTTTGACGAGTTGAAGTCCGCGATCGTTTGTCGTTTCATACCTTACCAACCCATTCATGACTGTTTTTGAGGGAACCTTCGATCGCGACCTTTCCGCCCTGCGCTTCGCGATCGTAGTCGGTCGTTTCAACGACTTAATCACTAGCAAACTTTTGTCCGGATGTCAAGACTGCCTCAAGCGGCACG includes these proteins:
- a CDS encoding type I glyceraldehyde-3-phosphate dehydrogenase, translated to MIRVAINGFGRIGRNFLRCWLGRENSQLEVVGINDTSDPRTNAHLLKYDSMLGRLDADISADENSLTVNGKTIKCVSDRNPLNLPWGAWDVDLIIESTGVFVDDAGAGKHIQAGAKKVLITAPGKGDKVGTFVMGVNDKDYDPDKYDIVSNASCTTNCLAPIAKVLHEHFGIIKGVMTTTHSYTGDQRILDASHRDLRRARAAAVNIVPTSTGAAKAVALVLPALKGKLNGVALRVPTPNVSIVDFVAQVERSTIAEQVNDALRAASENELKGILGYNELPLVSSDYRGTDCSSIADASLTMVLGGDMVKVVAWYDNEWGYSQRVVDLAELVASKWK
- a CDS encoding CBS domain-containing protein; the encoded protein is MDLILCHQTADFDALGAAVGLSCLKPGSKIVLTGGAHPGVRDFLALHRDELATLEQRSVNPERIRSLAIPDAQKRDRFGQAAQWLDLPQIEAIAIYDHHLEADRDIPATECQIEPIGATTTMIVERLQQENLQLTPLEATVMALGIHADTGSLVFEQTTPRDIRALAWLMEAGASLESIREYSDRGLSPQLQQLLAEAIEKLQILTVRGYTLGSVLLETESFVPGLSSLAMYVIEFANLDVLLLAHQYYRREGEGQRLAIVGRSRLPEIDLNRLLQPFGGGGHASAASVTLREVNSQRQLQEFIEQLSAQLPHPPAARDLMSSPVRTIRPQTTIDEAQRILLRYGHSGLSVVNESDELVGIISRRDLDIALHHGFSHAPVKAYMSQNLKTIAPDTPLSEIEALMVTYDVGRLPVLEGGQLVGIVTRTDVLRQRYQDWELGSGEVLTEPPRDRGKRDRFNTLKSAIPAPIWDFLMRAASAAQDRGWHLYLVGGAVRDLLLATEGITAGNPFLQDIDLVVDGFHRAADGGAGMELAKALQAAYPNARLEVHGAFQTAALLWHKDKQLDSLAVDIATARTEFYPYPAANPEVEASSIRQDLYRRDFTINALALRLSEPNSGELLDFFGGMLDLRSRRVRVLHANSFIEDPTRIYRAVRFAVRLGFSLEAQTEQYIRYAIESGAYDRLRLTHPRAPALTTRLKTELKYILEAHYWKRALRLLADLGALRCLHPNLTLTERLWWQIRFLDRCLQRFDSERRLTPYLLRLEALIAYLPAEERAPVAANLQLSAESLQRLEKLADVEREVMDNLNSREMETRAPRPSEIVLLLRQYSLPMLVLLMLRTPRRIRRQIWRYLVCWANLRPPLNGNDLKGLGYKPGPQFKQILDELLIATLDGKIRDRAEAEAFITDNF
- the psbZ gene encoding photosystem II reaction center protein PsbZ, yielding MFFIFQVALLSLVFLSFAMVIGVPVAYASPQNWEQSKNLIFLGSGVWAVLVIVVGILNFFVI